The window ATCATTTAATAGATTAGACTGCAAATCCTCCCTCATCAAACATTATTAACAATGATTAtcattatacctacttaaaatctATACAAAGTAACAAAAGAATATCAAGATAATGAGCATGTATTAATGAAGTGAACAATCTACTTATATCCTTTGTACAAAGAGTCACATTGATATTCGACTTATCAACAAGTATTGTTATTAAGTAAttgattgttttttgtttaatgcaaTTAATTGAAGAGTGAACATTAGTTTGTAAGAATGAAgctttgtgtatttttttgttttatttttgtaactaatCTGGTTTATGGACAATGGAGTGAGTATTActgattaatttacttaaaatgTAGTGTACAATTAAGCAATGAATCATTATTAGAAGCCAAATCCTCTTAGTTACTAgggaccctgcttacgaagctacacagaaaaacaaaacaagtttttgaaaaaaatatcagatATAACACAActcaaatgatatctaaaatattactaaattaaatctaaaataaaactaaaataaatctaaaaatggcccctgcggcatagtaccgaagacgctggcagcatttcctcgctggatcgttagactgatgcgttgagcgaggaagctgccagctctttgatctcctgtggcgtctctgagtctcttagacagatctttgaagagactcagagcgccagggccccacggaccaagggtctcgacaccgaatggaataaaattgtactcggTGCCGATACCCCTGTATTTTCCTACCTTGGCGTTCTCCGCCGCCTCTGCCGCTGTCGCTGCCCTCATGGAAGTTCGGTGGAGATGTGACGGGGCTAGTGTGTCTACACACGTtgcatcccacaccagcacccgtcccatacTCCACGGAATCAAGGACATcccgtccggtctcttgccgTCAGTTCTGGATATGCCGGTCGGCTCTAAAAGGGCCGGCACATTAACTGAGGCTAGAGACCGGCGGATGATGTCATTGAGGGCAGCATGTCTTGAAAAGCGGCCAGCGCTTCGTTGGCAGGAAAGTCCGTGGTGCCCTAGTTGGTCAACTTCACTTCCGCAGGGGCAGCGATGGGGGGCGCAGACCGGGACCCCGAGACGAAGGCAAACTGCAATACGAAGTGTGTCGGGATTTAGAAACGTGCCTAAATTTGGGGAGGGGTGCGCATGGAGCCAGTATCCAGCTTCCCGTGTTCCTGCAGCTAGGAGTCTGGCTCGTCCCTCGGTGTCGGATTCATTTAGTAAAGAAGATACGGTAAATTTACATGCAATGTCGTCCCAGCTCCTTTGAGATTTCGGGTGTTCGGGAAAATTTTGACCGGGGCAAGCAACTGGCCAAGCATTTTTGGCATCAGCCAAGCCCGTAGCCTCACAGTTTGTACGTAGGATTTTTCCTATGAGACTGGATGAGCTATGGACTGACGACAAAAATGCTGGTAAAGCCACACTGGACGTTTTGCGGATTCCTAACCCACCATGCCGGATGGGAAGGGATCCTTGGGTCCAAGACTGCTCGTTTAGCTGGATATTGAGAACGGATTCTagattacttttaattaaacagtCTATCTGTAACAGAAGATTTTGATTTTTCCAAAGGGGACAGCAGCGAAGCACATAAGTTAATTTAGGGACAAATAGGCAgaattttataatacttaacGCATAATGAGGGCTAATTTCTAGCAACCGGTAAGAATGATTTTCGAATTTGGAAACAGAATTTTgaacaaaatttgcaaaattttcttcgaATATAGGGGATCCCAGGAGGCAAAGGTTACTTTTGTCGAGTAACTTAATGTTAGGTGCAAGTTGGTTGAATTTTTGTTTCAAGTTATCAAGGTTAATATgagaattttgaataaatagttCACATTTGTCGAAATTTAATTCTAGGCCGATggatttaaatttatcaattattacgGAAAGGTCGGCTAATACAGTATTTGAGTCACCTCCTAGGGTCCCGTCATCCAGGTACCAAACGTTAAATTTAGATGTCAAATTTTTGATTATAGGGTGTATTGCCAAACTGAAAATTGCAGGCCCCAGAGGATCTCCTTGTTGGCAGCCGACTTCTGAAGACAATTCGTTTGACCGGTACATTAATTTAGTTGGATCCGCGTAACAGTGGAGGAGATAGTTATACAATTCTGGAATGTTAGATTTTACTTCTGCCAACAAGGTATCTCTGTCCAAAGAATTAAAtgcatttttgacatcaattttGAGCAACACTTCGCACTGGCCGTTGCTAAGGAAGGTCCGGAGGGCATGCACGGCGGCTTCACAGCCTCCTTTGATTCCAAAGCCTAATTGAGTTggttcaaaagatttttgaagttTTGGCAGGATGTGTCGAACTGCAATTTTGGAAGCCAATCGGCGAAGTGTTGCACCAACAGCAATTGGCCTCACCCCTCCATCCTTTTTAGTCAAGGCAATTAAATTTGCCCCGTATAGAATGGGCAAAATGTCTGGGTGAACATTACCTGAGAACATGACATTTATTAATTTCGTAATGTTACTAATAAGGTGCTCACCTGCTTCTCCTAAGGACGGGGATATCAAGTCCTTTAAATGTTGAGGGCTGAGGCCATCTAGTCCTGCCGCGGAGCCGGTTTTAAAGGAAATAATAGCATTAAACACGTCGTTGTTTTTAATCTGCAAGCAGGACTGCGTTGCTGTTGGGGGGTCAAAAAAATAGGGGGTCGCGGGAGCTGGGGGGTGTTTAGTTAGTAGAGCCGAAAGAGTGTCTGGATTATCTGGCGATAGCACATCGCTAGAAAAAAGAAGTCGAGCGGCGCCTTTCAAGTCTCCCTCGCTGATTTTGTTTTCAATAACTTTAATTTGATTGAAAGTCTTAGGGGGATGTCTAGGTGTGGTTGAAGTTGAAGGGATCGAAAAGTCAgtgcaattatttttaattttctgtgtTAAAGATATATTGTCGTTATTGTCTTTTGCATGTAAAATGGTATATGGGAAAAGAAGAAGATTGTGCCAGTCTTCAATAGCGTTGGTGTCGCAGCATTTTTTAATGAGGTGGCTAAGATGGGTTGCTACAGAGATTCTGGCACCCCGGGGGATCCGTTTAATTACTGGGATTTTTTGCTTAAGATTACTGAGACGGATATGGAAGGGATGATGATGAATGGGTGGTGTGTTACCTAGGTTTAGCACAGAGGCATTCTGGCTGAGAATTAGACGGTGAATTTTGGATTTGTGAATATTTAAGCCACGACTAGTTTCAAAGGTTTTTGAGCACAGATGGCATGGATGGATATtagaaaaatttatttatttatttatttatttatttagttttaatttatattgtgtttttatattaagaatgaaaattttaatgatATCTTGATCCAAGATACAATCCCACTATGTAATGGTTCAAGAATGTTAAATTCTCAAAATTCAAGATTGAAAGTCTTGTGGCCAGTATTTTATTACTTGTCCTGCCCTACAAAACTGTCcttttttatttgaaacaagAAAAGAGTTCTTGGCCCAAGATCTatataaaagatattttatatattggaCGGATACATTTTCGAGTTTCCTTAATTCGAAAAGATCTTCAATCAAATAATATTCCTTggttcaagatttttttatgtgtacctACGGTTACCAGTAAGGGCAGTTTGTGCTTTTATCATGAATATTCTTTGTTATAGTTTTAAGTATCTAAGACATTTATTTTGCCGATAGACAACGGAAtcaatagttatatatttttaaatatacaataaaggatacatattaaattacaattaaagcttacaaataaaatttataaaaaataaaccgcTTCCTGCCGTTCCCGGTGCAATGGTGGCCATGATGCTCGCAGCATTTCCACCCTGGATTACCACGGACAGCGTTTGCCCAAGGAACGACTCGGAGCCCCGGGCCCTCCtcctttttaggattccgtacctataggataaaacgggaccctattactaagactccgtcggcgtcgtccgtccgtccgtctgtcaccagcctgtatctcatgaatcgtgatagttagagaatttaaattttcacagatgatgtgtATTTCtgaaaaagtacggaacccttcttaggcgagtcctactcgcacttgtccggtttttaaatCAAAACTATGAATTTTTTGAAGGTCCAACAAAAAATCACTATAAAAATACTTCATCCCAAACTAAACAAATCAATAATGATATCCGCAACTACcttcattattttttacatattttttatttcgcttGTTTTTAGCCAGCCGTGTTTATTTGGAGAAAGCTCAAGATAACTTCCAGGATATGGTACAGGAAACGGTACTGCGATTGGAGCAGCGGGGTTTTAGCTCTCTTCGACTCCAAGATATAACGCAAACTATAAGGTAGTTCAAATAGTTTAGTTTAGgaaaagagaattgattgtaatagagattAATTGTAAGACTGGTTGCCTAtcgataagagcgtgcgacttgcgaTCTGGAGGTTGCGGTTTCAAACCCCGAACAAACCTAtaaacgaaatattatttgatatttaccagtcgcttttcggtgaaggaaaacatcgcgaggaaaccggccTAATCGTGTTGACGCCAATTCTTGGGCTTAGTTGCCAAgtaatgagccgtggcaaaaatgccgagataacgcgaagaagatgatgatgagatgatgagagaggtaaagtctaagaaaaaaacctGGCCGTAATAGATAGATGGCtgtgtactgcgccatatgttttgcggtcactgaattgtcaaacggcAACTTTTGACAGTCAAAGTTACTGCAATATGTATGGAGCTGTATATCACCATCTCGTTTAGATACCTGTCAAGTTTGAAGCACGAAATTTTCGTAGATTTTACACATTGGTTTAGGTGACATTGAGAGAgatcagtgttttttttttcgttcacACCACCAGCTCAGCAACCCTACCACCACAGCCCCCAGGCTATGGTGCTAGATTACATTTCGCAATTTTAGAGGTTTTCCCTTAATAATCGTGGTTTCATGACTCCCCGCGACCCTCAGGTCTTGGTCGGCAACCACAAGTTGAAAAGCaataattatttagaaaaagataccataatatcaatattattcgCTCGCAGACCTCTGTAACGAATGctcataaatatgaatatgtaaTATAGTACTCATACATAGTTTTGAATTCCTTTCTTCTTTCCACTACCTTTATCCGAATTTCCCTACCCAAAGCGTATCTGAAAGACATTTCTTTTTAGCGATAAAGGTACCTATCCGGTGGTCTATCgtcctttaatttatttatgttgttttaatttgtattttggtggtgttttttttttacaagcttttatttaacttgcaatgtaactatgtatgtatgtttgtacgggtcaaatcttacaaGACTTTGACCCACTTCCTTGTTTCCGATGAAGTTGAATATTTGCATATAcatgtaaatcgggtgacaatgcaatattaatatggtaccatcgagctgatctgatgatggagacaggatgtGGCTATAAGAActcaataaacaaaaataaatcaacgcaacctaattttgtttggggtttttagaattggcttgaTGAGtcttagttgcctgtggaaagaaaagtacagtcagcgataaaaacttgtaccaaaaatgacatttttgccaaCAACTTATTTGTATTGTGATGTTGTCTTAATTAGTTTACGCACCCTGGCATCTCCGATATATCTAATCACGGCTATATAACTGTTGTACCTAGTGCAGCgcctaattaaatataataatcatcATTATGATCACATTTATCAGTcgtgacacacacacacacacacacacacacacacacgcacgcacgcacgcacgcacgcacgcacgcacgcacacacgcacgcacgcacgcacacacacacacacacataagtCACAGACATAATTGTCTAGAGTCTGTGCGAAAAGAGAAGAGTAGTGGAAGGGgcgggcccaatacattccacgactcttctctttacGAACTGATTCTACATTGCTGTGCAAAAACTTTGCTTcatagtataaatataatctaaaaataTGTGTCCTATTACAGTCAACAGATGTACAAATGGCACGTCACAGGTAACGTCACGTACACAAATGGTTTCCTAGTATCCATACAAAAGATGGATGTGACCAACTTCGTACAGCACACGGCAGACACCACGGTGGCCGACGTCGCTACAACCTTAGCAACGATCAGCGGGCGGTTGAACATTAGGGACATGAAGGTATTTGAAAAAATGTTGACATAAATCTTCTTAAGGTGGTCTTCACCTTAACGCCGCAACCAGTAGTCCTAACATAGGAGCGGCGCGccagtatctcgcccgcgagatGGACTACTCTTGTTTTTCTGAATGTATTAATTAGGGAGATACGAATCTATCTCGTGGGAGTAGtgggcgagatactgtcgcgccccTTCTGAGCTATAGGCCTACAGGTGCGGTGACGGTGTGCGACCGAGACAACGTTGTATACATGTATAGCACTGTCTCGCTTGCACATCGATAGTGCTTTGCCTGTAGAACCATTGTAGCCGTATTAACAAAGAGGTTCTTCAGTGGCGAGACGAGCGGAAGACGCAGCCAGATAGAAGGATCCTAACTTATTATCTGGTCAATATTGCAGGGGAAAATTGAAGATACACCTGGGAATAAACCAAGCCAATGTCGAGACGATTACAAAACCTGGATGAAAAATTCAGGCGTTAGAATCCAGCGTTTAAATCGCCTCACTTGCATGACAGCTTAAAAGTTGATTTATTTTGACTTCATCTACTTTTATAATACAACAGGTTATGACAACAAAATCTATTGCTACTTTTGTACAGTCCCGGACTTTCATTGATGAGCcttttagggtttactttattttggaGATGTCATAGCAATAGTATTCACAAATGATtcacaaccaaattagcttgaaccgtaGAAAAGGccccagtagggctaagatggtcggctgtttatcatttgtcaccatgcctgtcacgttctaacaagtatgtaagcgcgaaagtgacgcgcgggcatagtgacatgtgataaaaatggaaccatgctgccaccgcagggaTACTTACTTGATTAGTCTTTCAGCATCCTGTTTAATGAATGTTAACATGTTTCAGATCGGTTATGATGTGATTGCTGAACTAGGAGAAGATGGAAATCATAGATTCACCGGGACTTTCGTTCACACTCTGCTCTGGTATACCTTTCGTGTAAGTTTTAATATTCATAAAAGAGGTAACGGGATAACTTCGAAAACAGGGTAAAgaggcaaataaaataaaaaaacaactgaTGCATTCATATTTCATATACTTAGTGATGGTTGCAGAAAgcataaaaaggtcaaatacggCGTTGTCTGAACAGAAGATTTTCTTTGGCAGAGTAAATCTTTGTGTTCCTGAGATGTATTTTAAAAGTGgagccacccagatttttgacgCAGGTTAGGGGTATTTTCAGCGTCAGCAACTTCTgaggttaataattgtttacgtTTTAGTTCTAAGTCAAATTCGGTGTCAATCAACTACATTAAAGATGTACATCAAagtcggttcagcggttattgattttCCATACCAATTTCCACCTCCCTTTTGCGACCCTTAAGGGTGattttgggataaaaactatcccatgttcttccccgggactcaaactatctgaatactaaattttaactaaattggttcagcgattttaccaaaaagtttttttttttgatatgttatatgtttttatttctgcATGGTGTCAATATGACAATATCACCATAAATGAATTGggttttatacgaaaacgataccaaatttGACCTAGCTAGTTAGTAGCTTAAATGATATAGATATCAAGATGAATTTCTATAAAActgaaatttacactaaaaatcttggtggctccacttcttaaatccatcCTTCTATCCATAGGATACCTTTTGTTCACGCAACGCCGCATTTTATGAGGTGCACCTTCGACTAATACTTACTGTAGCAACACTTAATGCAACGCTAAGTTTACCGTGGAAAAAACgatccagtagggctaagatggtcggctttttatcatttgtcaccatgcctgtcacgtcaCAAGTATGTACCTAAGCTCCAagccaagaacaagcgggcatctcgctcgttttttcccagaacgtgcaagttgtggaatgagctaccttctgaggtgtttcccttgcgctatgacatggggttcttcaagaagcaggtttttagggttctcaaaggttggcaacgcataagtggctcctccgatgttgcttatgtccatgggcggcgatgactgcttcccatcaggcggctcgtctgctcgtttgcagcctattacgggtatagtgacaagtgataaaaatggaaccatgctgccaccgctgttcTACTACTTTATTACTCAATCAATATTTGAGTGATATGGCATCATTGAGATTGTCATTGATTTCGCTAACGTCAAGGTGGGTACAtagtaaacttattatttttggcCAAACAACCAGTTTTTAAATATCAGTGTACGGCATATAAAGgaacagcccgcgtagccaacgtgcctatcgtttacgctccgtggcgaacgaaacgcaactgtcacagtcgcactaatatagaagagtgatagggagagatgactacgatacgctacggagcgttaacgattgtaacgttggctacgcggccgtATCTTTGATACGATAATGCCCTAGCCAACAAATGCATTTAGAACCAAATTTAAATTGCATATcgcaaatagtacattacgatacaagtgcgaaaaataggaaattcgaaacgagtggcgataaattaaaacacgaccgaagggagtgttttaaatcgacacgagttgcgaattacctattcgcacatgtatcgtacaaggttttacagtacatatggccctttaaatgttcgacacagtaacataatatgctacttctcgcactagtgctataaagtagccccatatgtactgtaaaagagttTAATAACCGGCCgggtcggactcgcacaggaagggttccgtaccattatctataaaaacggtcacccaaccaagtactgaccccgcccgacgttgcttaacttcggtgattggatgagaacctcgagagtcgagattggaaagaaatatttattttattctgtttttagtatttgttgttatagcggcaacagaaatacataatctgtagaaattttaactggctaactatcacggttcatgagatacagcctggtgacagacggacggacggacggacagcggagtctaagTAATTGGGTcctgtttgaccctttgggtacggaaccctaaaaaacgaactTGAAAAGTAAAACGCCCTGAGGCAGAAACGTGTCACTTTCTGCACACCTCATAGATGAACAATGGCCCACTTTCAAAACATGGGAAATGAAAAAGTACTTACTGCTTTGCTAATCGAAGTCAATAAGTGCTAACTAATGTTAACACCCTCCCTGCGCGAAAATTACATCATGACAGAAATGATCATAACGATTCAAAACTTTTCAGATATCCAAGAACTTACAGACACAAGAAATATCTGCCACTGTGTCACTAGACAGTTTGAGCGCAGGATTACAAAGAATGCAATACATGCCCAATAACAACATAACTGAAGTGATTTCTAGAACTGTAAGTACAGAATaaactttttcatcacacttgctcaaaaaagatcttatttcatgcaggcatactgaaggacaaagtaATGTTTTGTTCCCAAGGGAGTTATGGagtgtgaaaaaaagctatctACCTGccataaaattacaatatggcggacaaaAGTCACtgtatttatgaattatttgtTTTGCTTATAACATTGTGTTCTTCGCATGgaaatattgtgtgtaactccgggggtaataaTATTGCATACATGGGTCCTTATATAATGCGGCTGTCGTGCACCTAAAGAccttgtttgcaaaatttcacttacccccctcgatGCACAATACTATATAGGTGCCTTATACTCGTATAGTATATCTTATAgttttcgggggcccttgcagatacacttcgacccataagGATCTCTGGGTCAAAGCATCTGCAAGAGTACCCCCGTtactggttttctatacaaatacagtagCGGAACCGGGAATTCCGAGTACTCGCCATACAAACTCGGTACCGGGACCATTCCCTAGTGGAAGCCTAAGTCTTAGTGTAAGTCCTGAGTGGACACTCGTATTGGGCGTGCAGCgaggcggggcgtgcggcgtgtatgttaaacaaatgcaaacggaATATAgaagcggccttagtgcacgcttctccaatcacttgtgagcccgacgccacgctacacgccccgccgaacgcttcGCTTCGAGCGTTCATTTAGGCCTTACACAAAGTAGATAGAGTATAGGCGGAATTTAACCGCTTTTAGACTACGCTATTTCTCGTGGCTTATGCGCATCACTGCGTattagtatatatttatatataggtaatagATTCTGCCTGCGACTTTGTTCGcgttaaatgatgatgatggtgaaTGAACCCTTTGCGGCATCTGCccccccctagttcactggctggctacgcctttggtctcaaactatctccatacccaTAGACAGGCAAACAGAGACACAAACAGAGTTACATTCccaatataaaattataatattagatGTCTGATTCAGTCAAAATTTGGAGCAGGTACTTATATCGATTATTCagataataatacaataacatgttaacatgaagctgatctgatgatgaagccggaagaaaCCAAAGGAAATCCTGGATGGAAAAACTCAAACACATCGAGTTTAGGCCCATAAGAAAGGTTTAGATACCTACTTGATATTGTGAAGAAGTACAGCCTGCAAAAAAAGtgtgtcacaaaaaaaaaacagtaagtaacttatttcattttttttttcagtatattCCAGGCAACATTTGGAACAGCGTTAGCAATTGGGGTCGCGACGTCATCCAGCCTATTGTTTTGGACGTCGTTCAGAACAAAGTTGCTTTTCCACCAGTGTGCCTAGACTGCAGATAAATCATATAAATCCAATGAAAATCAAttaaacatatataataaaatattaagatgtGTGAagcctttttttacaattaaaaaaatatagcacAAAAAATGGAGTCAAGCGTtgcttaaaaaaacaaaagattatacttatttatatattaaaagaGACGTTGCTAAAACCGGGTGCACTGTGAATGTATAAGCATTATCAAATTATCATGCGTTGTGTACACATTATTTCAATACttaataagtacataaaaggtaACATGAAAGATCATTAAACATTGATTGcattttttaaccaactttaaCCCTCGTCTATCCCTCGTCCTCAAATCTTAATAGGCATACCTACTAAGTATACCTACTATAATAGGTAGTTATAAGTTGATATTTGGAGTTACTCGACTGCGTCAGATTAACATAAGAGGGATACTTTGCATCCTGTTGAAGTAGGTACCGCCACCATGTTATGAGTCCATATAACAGAGGGccaaccacgttcgacgttttgcctctctgtcgcacttgtaaattcgtacgtaagtgtgacagggaggcaacacatcgaacgtagttcgcggtaggccctctgagccgCGCGTCCGCATTCGAGCGGTCGATTTTGTCACTCGAAAATCCATGGAAGCCTACTAAATGCCACTTTTTAAATAAGAGCGATAAAATTTCGAAATCGAGTGGTGTTAATCACTcgttttcatttatatttgtagaatttaaatgcctagtagtggagatagtaTTGAAGCGAGCCACACGAAATTAAGCGCTCGAAATTCTGAACGCTTCATTCgattttgtgaaataaataaaaaaatacattcgtcaagaattttgtaaattttcgaaaaaaaaaatctaaccatCTGAATAAAGGTACCGCAACATTGTCTTCAGATTTAGGTTTAACACTGACACACTTAGGTGAAAACTGAGACATCAATCTGAACCTCACTTAGCATCCTCTTTGAATAACTGATGCGCACGTTTTTTTTTCCCTCATTGCTGTTTCGTATGCGCGACCCGACCAGATTAACATATACCCTTGTTATGAGAGACATGTTGCGCGACTGATACTAccaatatctgacgcgctcgagtaactacatgtttatttttacattattaaaaacattgacatatatctaaggacgggtcttacaagcactaagaatggtgataattcagcggtgtcactcacgaattcgagccaatcgtgcattctaacgcaactagtttcgagctgcgaccaatcgcgcgcatgatgcgaactcatcaatcaatcgcgttgtggcgttagagtttagactgcacgattgactcgaattcgtGTTCATGACACCGTTGTActgccccattcttattgtacGTAAGGCCCGTCCTGAGACACATGATAATGATTAAAATTCTGTAGACGATTCCCTGACTACTGGAAAAGAAAACATTATATAACCTTTTATTGTTACTGTCATCTAATCTTACGAATCCAATATGTCTCGACGACGCTCGAGTAATGACGAAGTCAGCATCTTCTGCTCCCcttatacttaataatatatgtttgttcgggtcaaatcttgcaagctaaattaggaCCCACTTCCCGTTATTCCCTTGAGCTGAAACTTTACTTAAGTACATACGTAAGTTGggtgaaaatgcaatattatggtaccatcggaCATCTGATGATAGTGATGATGGTCACAAGCACAAGAGGTTGCCATAGGAACTGgtgataaaacaaagcaaaacttaattgtgtttgggttttaaTTATTCGAATTGTCTCTACTAGCATtcgttgcctgttgaaagataagcatagtcagcgataaaagcttatatcaAAAATGAAAACGGCATATGTAATGAAATGACCAACGGTACATCATAATAAAACTATGTACCTActactgtatttaaaaaaatatacaaggggttgattatctccgaaatggaggtaattagaataccggttagagaaagtaactaaatataagctcaggaatgtacccttgaaattaccgtaaaaaacacggtgtaagtatataatttatttacagtacatatggtgctactttaccgcactagtgcgaaaattagcatattacgttactgtgtcgaacatttaaagggccatatgtactgtaaaacgttgtacgatacatgtgcgaataggtaattcgcaactcgtgtcgatttaaaacactcccttcgg of the Cydia pomonella isolate Wapato2018A chromosome 19, ilCydPomo1, whole genome shotgun sequence genome contains:
- the LOC133528465 gene encoding uncharacterized protein LOC133528465, whose protein sequence is MKLCVFFCFIFVTNLVYGQWTSRVYLEKAQDNFQDMVQETVLRLEQRGFSSLRLQDITQTISQQMYKWHVTGNVTYTNGFLVSIQKMDVTNFVQHTADTTVADVATTLATISGRLNIRDMKIGYDVIAELGEDGNHRFTGTFVHTLLWYTFRISKNLQTQEISATVSLDSLSAGLQRMQYMPNNNITEVISRTYIPGNIWNSVSNWGRDVIQPIVLDVVQNKVAFPPVCLDCR